The genomic segment GAGGCCAATTCGTGTCAGATGGCTATATTTGATCGTCGGACTAAGAGAAGGATAATCGGAACGGAAAGTTTCAAAATCCAAGCATGTGAGCTGAGCCACATCGCAGAAGGAGTGCTCTACCCCGATTTGGTATACAGAAATGGCATTACAGCCTGTGGTCGACATTACGACGTTCAACTGGCGGATGGCAAACAAGGTATCTACGCCCGGGCAGAAGAATACGGCTGCACCGTGTGTCGGACTCAATCCTTACTcattatttgtatcaatgacTCCCGGGCAGTGGCGTCGGAGTGTAACGAACAGGTGATGAAGCTGGGAGATTTCCTGTACCAGGCTGGGATGTAGAGGGACTGTGAGGATTGGACGACAAGAAGAAACATCATCTTACTTGGGCGAATGTAGCCAAAAAGTTATCGTCATACCTGAATAATGACTGTCTTTTATTTCACTCTGGCGACCTGGATACATTGCTACCATTTGTTCCACTACGGAGACCATTCAGAAAACAATTTCCATTTTCATAATAAGATCTCCAAACCACAGAACTATGGGATTTCCCTAACGTTCCAAGCTTTGTGACATATTGTGATTTCAAAGAAGATTCAGCGAATAGGGGAAAGTATTTTAACTTAGATCAATCATTTCACTTATGATATGATTGCAGCTGGAAAACACTATATTTACGTACAGTATGTTGGTAAAACAGCGTTTTACATAGTATTTTATTGTGAGTTTTTTAGTCTGAAACAATTCGTCATATCGCACTTACCtaatattattttatgttatgtttTACTTTTTATGTAATAGGCCTCAGTATGCAAAACAGTCATAGAAACTTTACGCTTAGTGTAAGCATAAAAATACAGACTACACAACTAGGTGGCACATTTTTAGAtggtaatatagatattatatataaacgtaTGTCGTTGAATGGTTTGGTTGGTAAACGAGTGTCCTGCCACGTTAGTTACGTACATGTCTGATCAATATATAGATTTAAAGTTTTGTGTAACCGGTGCTTATCCAATGTTCGGTTTTTGTGTTCGTTTCAAAAGAATTTCCGTGCCCGTAAAACGGGTGTATTAGCTGTCGTATTGTGGTTTTGTTAGAGgcttacacacacatatatagtaTTTGTATTAGTTCTAAATAGCTAAAAGTAAAACGAGTGTGGAAAACAGGTTTAGGTAGGCTCTACTTGAATACCGTTACGTATTGAAAATTTGAGAATATTTTATTGCCATCAGTATTGATTGGGGTCTATTGAGGTGGCGAGCCTCTGGAGGTGTTGAATGGAGGATCTGAACCATAGAGGTGGTTATTCAGTCTATTGACGGGGTGTATATCTACCGAAAATGTCCCTATAAATCAAAATAGCCTGGGAACTAGGTTTTAGCAATTGGATCACACTGGCTTAAAGTAAATACTATAGCCTACTAGTTTAATATACACACACCACATGTTGATAGAGTTATCGCGTCTTGTGAGGAAAAGAGAAGCTACACAGAGCGGTGTCAACAATGTCTGCTcgcaatatatatttaattttatatctgCTCATTAAAGTGGATCCTTGGAATCTACGAGTTCCCTTATACTGTGTTATCTATTCTTCAGGAACATGTCATCATAGAATTGAAGATAGGGTTTGTTTAGCGTGCAAACAAATACCGAACCCTTCATACAGGAATCTGACAGTGTCATGACGAGAAAAATTATCTGGTTTACTCTGAGTGTAGTTTTACAGGTGATGCCCTAGCAAtataatatgtgttatattcATATCGATATATAGATGATATTGAATATATTATATGAGTATGACAGAgcattgatatttttcatatcatgtgaacaaatgtaataaatagatgTATATGCTTTATATTCTAGAACCAATCTAAATGCAAATTGTGAGCCTTAAGTTTCTTCATGATGTATTCatattgtaatatgtattatatgtacgtCATGGACGCGATTATGATGTAGTATTCGTGATACGATAAAGCCTTGATTCGTTCCGTCTCAAGaggtttgattatttttttcatatttggaATTTCTATGACTTGGGGAATCTTTTTCAACACTTAAAACAttagaaaaaatacatttaaaggCTTCCTTTGAAAAACGACTCattttaaacaatacatgtatataatcatgTATTTTAAACTATACTCACTTTCGTGAACCAATTCACAATTGTTTTAAGTAAAAGCTTTGCAAGTACTCTTTGTCTAAAGTCTATGACAGTGATAGGGACAATTTTGCATAAAAATGAATGTCCCTGAAAGCACTGCCTTGAAAGTAGGTACAGGATAAGAGGTGGCTGGAATAACTAGGTATTATGGCTCAAATGTTTTAGATTATGCACGATTTTCTAATACATAATATGTGTTAAATCATTTAGCGATTTTATTCATGAAAAAGCAGTATTAAGTTGATTTATTTATTGCATTGATTTATTTGTTAGAAATGAATAAAGTAATGTTCGATATTATATGGTGTTGTATTTTTATAAACCCATACACAATAATGCATTTTTGGCTATTGTCTTTAAAACGATGTTATGACTGTATTTATTAGGCTGCATTGAAAAATAGCGAGTCAATTTGAAGCTGGCATAATTTTTTCTTCCACCGTGGTTATCTTTTTTCACTTCATTGATCATTAAAAATCAGAAATTTGGTTATTCAAGCACATTCCATTACATGTATTTCGGTTAAATCTTGGACTATTGTCTGTTTCTTCAAGTTTTAGTAAAAATCGCTTAATAAGATATTGGTCTTTTAAACTAGATAACAACATACGTTGTTGAACTTCCATATAACTAGCTAAGGTAAGATAATTATAGCTCCGTAAAACGACGTTCAGACAATGTATCAGTCAGTCATATATCACAAGCTCACGTGCAAACGGACAGTAAATGGGTGGGCTGGTGCCGTGAGGGATATCACACctgcctttcaccaaggcgaCCGGAATAGGATTCGCCGGTTGGACGGTGCGTGGAAATGTATAGGTCTTCTGGGCAGCCACGTGGGATTTCTCCGGGTAACCCTTGGTTCCCAACAAATCAAGATCCACACGCGCTTCCTACCACACCTACAAGAGTGATATGGATTTTATCTGCCTCGttatttgtgtaaataaataaagttcgTCACAGTTGTGAAGAATATGTCATCGACACGagaagaaataatgaaaaagacGCATTTTTGCAGAATATCGTAATTCGTAATTTACTAGTTTCTCGAGATGTAAACCATAGGCCCTATGTCGAAACCGCAAACCACACGTACCATGCTTGCTTTACTATCGGTATCATTTTATTTACCTAGTTTTCAAAAGATACTTGTCCCAATGAGCCAATACTGTAAAAACTGTTCAAACGATCTGCAGATAAAACGTTCAGGCGTCAAGAGGGTCATTTTGATTTCCATCACTTCCCTTTTAAAATTCCGTTGAGGAGTCCTAGAACGAAACgtttgtatgatgtccctaacatcactgaggagtctTCGGGACgaaatgtttgtataatgtccctagcatcactaaaGAGGCCTGGAACGAAACGCTGCATGGTGTCCCTAAAGAAATCACTGAGGATCGAGGTATGGGACGAAACGTCTGTGTGaggtccctaacatcactgcaTGAGGTTTCTTTGGACGAAATATCTATATGATGTAGTCTGTTAATTATATGACATATACAGTATCTATTACTGAATTCGTGCTTAAAGGTACTATTCACAATTGCGGTAGTATATAATTACGACACATTCACTGGGTTACTTCATTAACGCTCAATTTGTAACAAAAGCAGTAAATATGTAAGATATACAGAAATGGAATGTCAAATATTTGCAACGGTTCAAGAAAATGATATCGATAGATTTACTTTGTGAAAAATGGAACAGTCTGTCATCGACAGGTAGAATATATTCGTCGTGTGTTTACCTAATCACATGATACAAGAAGTTTTTGGGATATATCCAAGTTTCAATCACTACCTTGCAGTCACTCGTTCGACGATTGCTTTTAATCAATATACAGAGGTCATAGGTCATATGATTAGACTCATTTCAAGGGGTGACACAGGAATCCAACAAACGTCTGgtggaaatatatattttgttcatgCAAAGGAATTATTATATTATCCTGTCATCTAAACTCTCCCGGGCGTACTATTTATAAAAGCGGATTATGAATTATTCCGGAATTAAACAGACAACACAAAGAAACGTGTGTCCTGCCAACAATGTAGCTATGTCGGAGACCATAGACAGTGTTTAATTGCGACTTACATAGATATACATTTAAGGCCTTCATTGGgtatcatacacacagtaagtGTGAAGTTGATTATTAGATTCTTCGTTCTCCTTCCCGATGGATATCACTTCTCTTGTCTGATGAAGGAACTCCTGTCAACTGGACTGATGTCTATTAGCAGACTTTTCGGATAAATATACAGCAGGTATGTATCCCTAATAAAACCTGTTGCATTGCAACATTTAGTATATGAATCGTGAATGGTCATAACAAAAACCTAGAAGTACGCGAAAATGGTTTCTTTAAATATCGTAGACAATGACGCTGTAATAATACCTATACCAAGTAGTCACGTGTCATATAAGTAAATTAGTGTCACTCTTTTACGCCTTTGTAAAGACTTAGTGAAAATAATGTGTACACAGTACGTTAGTGTCTGTGTAGTAAAATATCGACAATTCTATGAcgagttttatttgttttatcagGTCACAATAATGGCGTCACAAGGAACTCCTCGTATTCCAGGGGTAAGCTTAAACTGACTTACTGATAAGTGCAACTGCATTTATGCTTgtgtaaaatataaatcaacacAGTATACTTTTTTTAAGTTGTATGCAAAATGAGAACAAATGTGACATTAGACATTGTCAGATTAGTTATATTGTATAAGAATATCCTGTCCATGGTTGTAAAGATATTAGGTTAATACACAGTCATATTATACAACACTTTTGTGTTTATACTAAGATCATTGTactctatatacaatgtaaatactTAAAGCATGTTGATAATATCTAGGAAGACGTTAACAACCTGCTACTGTTAAAACGTTTATTATTGTGGCTGAGTAATATTTATGGAAGGGAAGGGGGTTATAATCACAGGGTATAAGATAGAAGTGTTATTGACTTATAAATTATTTCAATCTATTTTGGATAGAATAAATTCCGGATAGATGGTCAGGCGATGAAGAAGACACACGTACCTGTTGGTAGTGGCATAGTGACCACCAAGGCAGACAAACAGGCTGACTCATCGTCTCCTCGGTCTACACACACCGAAGGTGAACTGGATTGTGAGACTGATACGGAAGAGGCAGTACCTGTAATTAAACAACTTCTCGACTTTAATCAAAATCTTCAACTACAAATTGAGGCACTCCGGATGCGTCTTGCTTTCGACAGCAAGAGTCACGAGAAAGAAAAATATTCCGCTGTTCAACAGACAGAgatgaaaatgaaagaaaaagagGCAGAAATTGACGATTTAAAGTTGGTATTAGCTACCAAGGAAGGGAAGATAGGAAATCTCCAAAGTGAAAACCAAAACAAAGGTTCAGAGATTGAGAAACTACAGCATCATATAACGGAAATAAAGAAGGATATCAATACAACCAGATCATACGCAAACGACCTCCAGAAAGAATTGAGGAGACTTCAAGCAGAAAACAAAAGACTTGAGAAAGGCACGTCTTACGAGGAGAAGGAAGGATACATTGCTGATCTTAAGAACGAGATCGATGCACtaaaatcaaatttggagaCAATGGAAAAGGAATTAGAGAAGGCGCGGACGATCATCACAACACAGGGGAGTAAGATTAGGTTGTTTGAAAAAGACAAGAGCAACATGCAGGTGAAATTCAAGGAAGAGTTATCACGTATGTCACAAATGATGAGGCGCGAGGTAGAGAAGATGAGGGAAGTAATGAGACAACAATGGGAGGAGATGAGGATTATGAGAGAACAGAACAATGAGATGGGTCGCGATATAAAGGAAATTAAGAATATGCTGGTGATGACTCATCAGGACTCCAACAGGTCGAGGAGCCCGCCCGGGTACGGACAGGTGTTCAAACCCACGCTCCCTACTCTCACCAGGGACACCAAGAGGATTCTAACAGGCAAGAGGAAGTGAGCCCGGACATCTATTACCAAATATGTGCCAAACTAGTCACTGCAAGACTAAGTAAATCATGTTATGTCAATTCGAATGATGTCAGACTATTTTAGAAATGTCCTGGGTGAAGTATTGACATGAAtgactgtttttgttttgttttgtttttctttttgatagatgtttgttttgtactgCTTTTATCGTCATCTCCGTAATGATTAGGTGTGGGTAACAGAGGAACGATCTAGCGCCATTCATTGCCTGCTTGGTGCGTTGTTTGCAACATGTACTGAGTACAATAAGATATTTATTGAGTGCCAAATTGACTATCAAAACTGacatttttaataattgattATCATAGAAATATATAGTGTAATCAGTGTGTCTTCTGGTAATGTCGATTTTTTATCAACAATCAATATCATCATAGGATTGGCTCACTTTACCAGCCCAAATTCTTTGTCGGAAACATGGTATCTTGTCATTGTGAATGTGACGGCTGCAGTGCTGATTACCTTTTTAAATCAAGTTACAGATGTACCAGAACTTTAGAGAGGCGCAGTTGCTGAGTGcttaatgtgtcccgacactttaacacttcGAAATCCACGgagcagttgcctggtactgaccgtaggccgatggtttttctccggatactccgtcttttctccacctccaaaacctggcacgtcattaaatgacgttggctgttaataggacgttaaacaaaataacccaAACCAGAACTTTAGATTGAAGCGCGACATGGAAAGATGTggaataaaaaatatcatacaCCGTACATTTCTCTGCACTGAATAACTTGAGAAATAACACCATGTGTTGGGACGTCGTAATGTGTTTGTTGACTTCCTTGTCTTCGATATCGATTAGGGTTTATTGCCGTTCTTGTTGAcacaatagattatatttaaGTAATAATAGActgaatttaaaacaaaatcgaTCTTACTGGTATCATAAAACAGGTGAACTACATCTATTGTACGTGTACTATTTAGCCACTTGAACGGGAATTCCTGTGAGGTGAACGCTCTTTAACagctatatatcatattgataatCCCGAAACAGTGGCTTTTGACACGGCATGGTTCGTTATGAatatactttttatttcatCGCAAAATTATCAACATGGCAATTTGGATAGATAGAAATACATTCCATGAGAGAGCAATTCATCAgtttaatttatcattttcttttggcattcatattggctataaatgccaactgaaagcaaTTTGTTACATGCATTTGCATTTTTGTCATATTatcaacaaagaaaaaaaggaCTAGGTTGTACACAGGATTTACTCAATGGTTTTAATCGTTCAAATAATGCTGATGATAAAGATTGACCTATAGCAATCATGACTTTATGACTGCCCAAGTAAGGTTTGTAGTGAAATTGCCTTACACTGGTAACTATTTGATAATCAAGTCACATATTAGAGGATAATGTCGATTTATGAAGTCATTTGTTATTCCATaacataaagttaaatgttaCTCGGCTCATTTTCACACTAAGACAAGATccactgtttttgttttgtagcAAAATGATATAAACTATTAGCGAAACAGACGTAAACTGACAACTGCTAAAAGTAATATTCATTCacatatgtacagtgtacattttcTCACTACTTATCAAGTTTTATTCACGTTTAATATACTCCCAtcaattgcaaaaaaaaaaaaaaaatcaacaaaacgaaATATCGGTGAATTTGGGACATTTTTTAACCTTCGATACCGCCTTATACTTTACCGAAACATCAAATATGTAAGCTTTCCCTTTCAACATGTTATTGACAATCATTAACCACCCTTTTACGCCACATAATGGTTTACTCTTGCTGGAATACAATGAGGATTATTCCTGGGGAGGTAATTCGTGATATTTTAGATTAATTACTGTTGTGTAACTCCAGTGTCAATATATTTGCGTGCAGCACTGTCTGTGCTTGTGTTGAAGTGATCCGAAATTATGTGAACTTGTTGCAAAATATTCTCGctataataaaatgaaaagaaaaatgcTGTTTTAGAATTTTTGTGGTTAATcttattttcacttttaatgATTAATTCAGTTATTCTCTACATTGTTTGTCTTGGAGGGATGCACTACCATTGTAACACCATTCACTGTGTAGAGTTCAATGGCTTTCAGACgcaatatattttaatgacaGTTTTCGCAGACTGCCTTAAGGTATTTGAAGGTACTGTTAATCTGATCGTTGTGTATATAAATACCACATTAAGCTATgacctgtgatatattttatgataGTGTTACTTATTGGCAATTTTAATGTCATTTGAAACACTATCATTTGTTGTGATTTAGCACTAACTCCAGttacaatattgaaaattaatcACCCGATTGGCAATTCAATGTCAGTGTTAGGTGCAATGATAATTAGAAATGACACatttat from the Pecten maximus chromosome 4, xPecMax1.1, whole genome shotgun sequence genome contains:
- the LOC117325843 gene encoding uncharacterized protein LOC117325843; translation: MELQRMDSISLKEEYLLKIWDDYVLENIVEANSCQMAIFDRRTKRRIIGTESFKIQACELSHIAEGVLYPDLVYRNGITACGRHYDVQLADGKQGIYARAEEYGCTVCRTQSLLIICINDSRAVASECNEQVMKLGDFLYQAGM
- the LOC117325844 gene encoding myosin heavy chain, non-muscle-like, producing the protein MASQGTPRIPGNKFRIDGQAMKKTHVPVGSGIVTTKADKQADSSSPRSTHTEGELDCETDTEEAVPVIKQLLDFNQNLQLQIEALRMRLAFDSKSHEKEKYSAVQQTEMKMKEKEAEIDDLKLVLATKEGKIGNLQSENQNKGSEIEKLQHHITEIKKDINTTRSYANDLQKELRRLQAENKRLEKGTSYEEKEGYIADLKNEIDALKSNLETMEKELEKARTIITTQGSKIRLFEKDKSNMQVKFKEELSRMSQMMRREVEKMREVMRQQWEEMRIMREQNNEMGRDIKEIKNMLVMTHQDSNRSRSPPGYGQVFKPTLPTLTRDTKRILTGKRK